A single region of the Streptomyces sp. NBC_00425 genome encodes:
- the ispG gene encoding flavodoxin-dependent (E)-4-hydroxy-3-methylbut-2-enyl-diphosphate synthase has protein sequence MTAISLGMPSVPTKIAERRRSRQIQVGSVAVGGDAPVSVQSMTTTRTSDIGATLQQIAELTASGCQIVRVACPTQDDADALSTIARKSQIPVIADIHFQPKYVFAAIEAGCAAVRVNPGNIKQFDDKVREIAKAAKEHGTPIRIGVNAGSLDRRLLQKYGRATPEALVESALWEASLFEEHDFRDIKISVKHNDPVVMIEAYRQLAAQCDYPLHLGVTEAGPAFQGTIKSAVAFGALLCEGIGDTIRVSLSAPPVEEVKVGNQILESLNLKQRGLEIVSCPSCGRAQVDVYKLAEEVTAGLEGMEVPLRVAVMGCVVNGPGEAREADLGVASGNGKGQIFVKGEVIKTVPESKIVETLIEEAMKLAEQMEAAGIASGEPSVSVAG, from the coding sequence ATGACTGCGATTTCTCTCGGCATGCCGTCCGTCCCGACCAAGATCGCCGAGCGCCGCAGGAGCCGGCAGATCCAGGTCGGCTCCGTGGCGGTGGGTGGAGACGCCCCGGTGTCGGTGCAGTCGATGACGACGACGCGTACGTCGGACATCGGGGCGACGTTGCAGCAGATCGCGGAGCTGACGGCGTCGGGGTGTCAGATCGTGCGGGTGGCGTGTCCGACGCAGGACGACGCGGACGCGTTGTCGACGATCGCGCGCAAGTCGCAGATCCCGGTGATCGCGGACATCCACTTCCAGCCGAAGTACGTGTTCGCGGCGATCGAGGCGGGCTGTGCGGCGGTGCGGGTGAACCCGGGCAACATCAAGCAGTTCGACGACAAGGTGCGGGAGATCGCGAAGGCGGCGAAGGAGCACGGCACGCCGATCCGCATCGGTGTGAACGCGGGCTCGCTGGACCGTCGGCTGCTGCAGAAGTACGGCAGGGCGACGCCGGAGGCGCTGGTGGAGTCGGCGCTGTGGGAGGCGTCGCTGTTCGAGGAGCACGACTTCCGTGACATCAAGATCTCGGTGAAGCACAACGACCCGGTCGTGATGATCGAGGCGTACCGGCAGCTCGCCGCGCAGTGCGACTATCCCCTCCACCTCGGTGTCACGGAGGCGGGCCCGGCGTTCCAGGGCACGATCAAGTCGGCGGTCGCCTTCGGGGCGCTGCTCTGCGAGGGCATCGGCGACACCATCCGGGTCTCGTTGTCGGCTCCTCCGGTGGAGGAGGTCAAGGTCGGCAACCAGATCCTGGAGTCCCTGAACCTCAAGCAGCGCGGGCTGGAGATCGTCTCCTGCCCGTCCTGCGGCCGCGCCCAGGTCGACGTGTACAAGCTCGCCGAGGAAGTGACGGCGGGGCTCGAGGGCATGGAGGTCCCGCTGCGGGTCGCCGTCATGGGCTGCGTCGTCAACGGCCCCGGCGAGGCCCGCGAGGCCGACCTCGGCGTCGCCTCCGGCAACGGCAAGGGCCAGATCTTCGTGAAGGGCGAGGTCATCAAGACCGTCCCCGAGTCGAAGATCGTGGAGACCCTCATCGAGGAGGCCATGAAGCTGGCCGAACAGATGGAGGCAGCGGGCATCGCCTCCGGCGAACCGTCGGTATCGGTAGCAGGCTGA
- a CDS encoding M50 family metallopeptidase → MTALMMILGIVVFAVGLLFSIAWHELGHLSTAKLFGIRVPQYMVGFGPTLFSRRKGETEYGFKAIPFGGYIRMIGMFPPGEDGRVTARSTSPWRGMIEDARSAAYEELQPGDETRMFYTRKPWKRVIVMFAGPFMNLVLAVGLFLTVLMGFGIQQQTTTVSSVSPCVISQSQNRDACKSTDPASPAAAAGMKPGDKIVSFAGQKTDDWNTLSDLIRVSAGKEVAIVVDRKGQELTLHTTIATNQVAKKDSSGAYVQGEYVKAGFLGFSAATGVVQQDFGDSVSWMTDRVGEAVDSIAALPGKIPALWNAAFDGAPREPDSPMGVVGAARVGGEIFTLDIPASQQLAMAVMLVAGFNLSLFLFNMLPLLPLDGGHIAGALWESLRRNLAKLLRRPDPGPFDVAKLMPVAYVVAGVFICFTILVLIADVVNPVKIS, encoded by the coding sequence ATGACAGCCCTGATGATGATCCTCGGCATAGTCGTCTTCGCGGTCGGCCTGCTGTTCTCGATCGCCTGGCACGAGCTGGGCCACCTGTCCACGGCCAAACTCTTCGGCATCAGGGTGCCGCAGTACATGGTCGGCTTCGGCCCGACCCTGTTCTCCCGCAGGAAGGGCGAGACCGAGTACGGCTTCAAGGCCATCCCGTTCGGCGGCTACATCCGCATGATCGGCATGTTCCCGCCCGGCGAGGACGGCCGCGTGACGGCCCGCTCCACCTCCCCCTGGCGCGGCATGATCGAGGACGCCCGCTCGGCCGCCTACGAGGAGCTCCAGCCGGGCGACGAGACGCGCATGTTCTACACGCGCAAGCCCTGGAAACGCGTCATCGTGATGTTCGCGGGCCCCTTCATGAACCTGGTGCTCGCGGTGGGCCTCTTCCTCACCGTCCTGATGGGCTTCGGCATCCAGCAGCAGACCACCACCGTCAGCTCGGTCTCCCCCTGCGTCATCTCGCAGAGCCAGAACCGCGACGCGTGCAAGTCGACCGACCCGGCCTCCCCGGCCGCGGCCGCCGGCATGAAGCCGGGCGACAAGATCGTCTCCTTCGCCGGGCAGAAGACGGACGACTGGAACACGCTGTCCGACCTCATCCGGGTCAGCGCCGGCAAGGAGGTGGCCATCGTCGTCGACCGCAAGGGCCAGGAGCTGACCCTGCACACGACGATCGCCACCAACCAGGTCGCCAAGAAGGACTCCAGCGGGGCGTACGTCCAGGGCGAGTACGTCAAGGCCGGCTTCCTCGGCTTCAGCGCGGCCACCGGCGTCGTCCAGCAGGACTTCGGCGACTCGGTGTCCTGGATGACCGACCGCGTGGGCGAGGCCGTCGACTCCATCGCCGCCCTCCCCGGCAAGATCCCGGCCCTGTGGAACGCCGCCTTCGACGGCGCGCCCCGCGAGCCCGACTCGCCCATGGGCGTGGTCGGCGCGGCCCGCGTCGGCGGTGAGATCTTCACCCTCGACATCCCGGCCTCGCAGCAGCTCGCGATGGCCGTGATGCTGGTCGCCGGCTTCAACCTCTCCCTGTTCCTGTTCAACATGCTCCCGCTGCTGCCCCTGGACGGCGGCCACATCGCGGGGGCCCTGTGGGAGTCGCTGCGCCGCAACCTGGCGAAGCTGCTGCGCAGGCCGGACCCGGGCCCGTTCGACGTGGCGAAGCTGATGCCGGTGGCCTACGTGGTGGCGGGCGTCTTCATCTGCTTCACGATCTTGGTATTGATCGCAGATGTGGTGAACCCGGTCAAAATCTCGTAG
- the dxr gene encoding 1-deoxy-D-xylulose-5-phosphate reductoisomerase, protein MSDSPSPLADPHLVYDPVVGDGPKDVVVLGSTGSIGTQAIDLVLRNPDRFRVSGLSANGGRVALLAEQARLLRVRTVAVAREDVVPALREALAAEYGAAEPLPEILAGPDAATRLAASDCHTVLNGITGSIGLAPTLAALEAGRTLALANKESLIVGGPLVKALAKPGQIIPVDSEHAALFQALAGGARADVRKLVVTASGGPFRGRTKAQLANVTVEDALAHPTWSMGPVITINSATLVNKGLEVIEAHLLYDIPFSRIEVVVHPQSYVHSMVEFTDGSTLAQATPPDMRGPIAIGLGWPQRVPDAAPAFDWSTASTWEFFPLDEEAFPSVNLARHVGELAGTAPAVFNAANEECVEAFRKGALPFNGIMETVTRVVEEHGTPATGTSLTVSDVLEAETWARARTQELTATAEARA, encoded by the coding sequence ATGAGCGACAGTCCAAGCCCTCTCGCCGACCCGCACCTCGTCTACGACCCCGTCGTGGGCGACGGTCCCAAGGACGTGGTGGTCCTCGGCTCCACCGGCTCGATCGGCACCCAGGCCATCGACCTCGTGCTGCGCAACCCGGACCGGTTCCGGGTGAGCGGCCTGTCCGCCAACGGCGGCCGGGTCGCCCTCCTCGCCGAACAGGCACGGCTGCTGCGGGTGCGGACCGTCGCGGTGGCCCGCGAGGACGTCGTGCCGGCCCTGCGCGAGGCGCTCGCCGCCGAGTACGGCGCGGCGGAGCCGCTGCCCGAGATCCTGGCCGGACCGGACGCGGCCACCCGGCTCGCCGCCTCCGACTGCCACACCGTCCTCAACGGCATCACGGGCTCCATCGGTCTCGCGCCCACCCTCGCCGCCCTGGAGGCGGGCCGCACCCTCGCGCTCGCCAACAAGGAGTCGCTCATCGTCGGCGGCCCGCTGGTGAAGGCGCTCGCGAAGCCCGGTCAGATCATCCCGGTGGACTCCGAGCACGCCGCCCTCTTCCAGGCACTGGCCGGCGGCGCCCGGGCCGACGTCCGCAAGCTGGTCGTCACCGCCTCCGGCGGCCCCTTCCGCGGCCGCACCAAGGCCCAGCTGGCGAACGTCACGGTCGAGGACGCCCTCGCCCACCCCACCTGGTCCATGGGCCCGGTGATCACGATCAACTCCGCGACCCTCGTCAACAAGGGCCTGGAAGTCATCGAGGCGCACCTCCTCTACGACATTCCCTTCTCCCGGATTGAGGTGGTCGTGCATCCGCAGTCGTATGTCCACTCGATGGTTGAGTTCACGGACGGATCGACACTGGCGCAGGCGACGCCCCCCGACATGCGCGGCCCCATCGCCATCGGCCTCGGCTGGCCGCAGCGCGTCCCGGACGCGGCGCCCGCCTTCGACTGGAGCACCGCGTCGACCTGGGAGTTCTTCCCGCTCGACGAGGAGGCGTTCCCCTCGGTGAACCTCGCCCGGCACGTGGGCGAGCTCGCGGGCACGGCTCCGGCGGTGTTCAATGCCGCAAACGAGGAGTGCGTGGAGGCGTTCCGCAAGGGCGCGCTCCCGTTCAACGGGATCATGGAGACCGTCACCCGGGTCGTGGAGGAGCACGGCACGCCGGCGACGGGAACTTCGCTCACCGTGTCGGACGTCCTCGAGGCGGAGACCTGGGCCCGGGCCCGGACACAAGAACTGACGGCTACCGCGGAGGCGCGTGCATGA
- a CDS encoding acyl-CoA dehydrogenase family protein translates to MSAPPLKKPTVTEREARQVAEAAREQDWRKPSFAKELFLGRFRLDLIHPHPVPSAEAVRRGEAFLAKLRAFCDTQVDAARIEREARIPDEVITGLKELGALGMKIDPKYGGLGLTQVYYNKALALVGSASPAIGVLLSAHQSIGVPQPLKMFGTPEQKQKFLPRCATTDISAFLLTEPDVGSDPARLATSAVPDDGGDYVLDGVKLWTTNGVVADLLVVMARVPKSEGHKGGITAFVVESDSPGITVENRNAFMGLRGIENGVTRFHQVRVPAANRIGPEGAGLKIALTTLNTGRLSLPASCVAAGKWSLKIAREWSAAREQWGKPIAHHEAVGAKISFIAATTFALEAVLDLSSQMADEDRNDIRIEGALAKLIASEMGWRMADELVQIRGGRGFETAASLAARGERAVPAEQVLRDLRINRIFEGSTEIMHLLIAREAVDAHLTVAGDLIDPDKSLQDKAKAGVGAGVFYAKWLPKLVAGPGQLPSSYSEFKHAGVDLAPHLRHVERHARKLARSTFYAMSRWQGRMETKQGFLGRIVDIGAELFAMSAACVRAELLRSRGEHGREAYQLADAFCRQSRLRVDELFGRLWSNTDDLDRKVVKGVMAGAYEWLEQGIVDPSGDGPWIAEAAPGPSERENVHRSIG, encoded by the coding sequence ATGTCCGCACCACCCCTCAAGAAACCCACCGTCACCGAACGTGAGGCCCGCCAGGTCGCCGAGGCCGCCCGGGAACAGGACTGGCGCAAGCCCAGCTTCGCCAAGGAACTGTTCCTGGGCCGCTTCCGGCTCGACCTCATCCACCCTCACCCGGTCCCCTCCGCCGAGGCCGTCCGGCGCGGCGAGGCGTTCCTGGCCAAGCTCCGCGCCTTCTGCGACACGCAGGTGGACGCGGCCCGCATCGAGCGCGAGGCCCGGATCCCCGACGAGGTGATCACCGGGCTCAAGGAGCTCGGCGCCCTCGGCATGAAGATCGACCCCAAGTACGGCGGCCTCGGCCTGACCCAGGTCTACTACAACAAGGCGCTGGCCCTGGTCGGCTCGGCCAGTCCCGCGATCGGCGTGCTGCTGTCGGCGCACCAGTCGATCGGCGTGCCGCAGCCGCTGAAGATGTTCGGCACCCCCGAGCAGAAGCAGAAGTTCCTGCCCCGCTGCGCCACCACCGACATCAGCGCCTTCCTCCTCACGGAGCCGGACGTCGGCTCCGACCCGGCCCGCCTCGCCACCAGCGCGGTGCCCGACGACGGGGGAGACTACGTCCTCGACGGCGTGAAGCTGTGGACGACCAACGGCGTCGTCGCCGACCTGCTGGTCGTGATGGCCCGGGTGCCGAAGAGCGAGGGCCACAAGGGCGGCATCACCGCCTTCGTCGTGGAGAGCGACTCGCCCGGCATCACCGTCGAGAACCGCAACGCCTTCATGGGCCTGCGCGGCATCGAGAACGGCGTCACCCGCTTCCACCAGGTCCGCGTCCCGGCCGCGAACCGCATCGGACCCGAGGGCGCGGGCCTCAAGATCGCCCTGACCACCCTCAACACCGGCCGCCTCTCGCTGCCCGCGTCCTGTGTGGCCGCCGGCAAGTGGAGCCTGAAGATCGCCCGTGAGTGGTCGGCCGCGCGCGAGCAGTGGGGCAAGCCGATCGCCCACCACGAGGCGGTCGGCGCGAAGATCAGCTTCATCGCGGCGACGACCTTCGCCCTGGAGGCCGTCCTCGACCTGTCCTCGCAGATGGCCGACGAGGACCGCAACGACATCCGCATCGAGGGCGCGCTGGCCAAGCTCATCGCCTCCGAGATGGGCTGGCGGATGGCCGACGAGCTGGTCCAGATCCGCGGCGGCCGCGGTTTCGAGACGGCCGCGTCCCTCGCCGCCCGCGGCGAGCGGGCGGTCCCCGCCGAACAGGTCCTGCGCGACCTGCGGATCAACCGCATCTTCGAGGGCTCGACGGAGATCATGCATCTCCTCATCGCCCGCGAGGCCGTCGACGCCCACCTCACGGTCGCCGGCGACCTCATCGACCCCGACAAGTCCCTCCAGGACAAGGCGAAGGCGGGCGTGGGCGCCGGTGTCTTCTACGCCAAGTGGCTGCCGAAGCTGGTCGCGGGACCGGGGCAGCTGCCGTCCTCGTACAGCGAGTTCAAGCACGCGGGCGTCGACCTCGCCCCGCATCTGCGCCACGTGGAGCGGCACGCCCGCAAGCTCGCCCGCTCCACGTTCTACGCCATGTCCCGCTGGCAGGGCCGGATGGAGACCAAGCAGGGCTTCCTCGGCCGGATCGTGGACATCGGCGCGGAGCTCTTCGCGATGAGCGCGGCCTGCGTGCGCGCCGAACTGCTGCGCTCGCGCGGTGAGCACGGCCGCGAGGCCTACCAGCTCGCCGACGCCTTCTGCCGCCAGTCCCGGCTGCGCGTCGACGAGCTCTTCGGCCGCCTGTGGAGCAACACCGACGACCTGGACCGCAAGGTCGTCAAGGGCGTCATGGCGGGCGCCTACGAGTGGCTGGAGCAGGGCATCGTCGACCCGTCCGGGGACGGCCCGTGGATCGCCGAGGCGGCCCCGGGACCCAGCGAGCGGGAGAACGTCCACCGCTCGATCGGGTGA
- a CDS encoding LacI family DNA-binding transcriptional regulator codes for MVTLAEVAQHAGVSASTVSYVLSGKRSISTTTRQRVEQSIRELGYHPNAGARALASSRSNIIALMIPLRTDIYVPVMMEIAIAVATTARAYGYDVLLLTGEEGPDAVRRVTGSGLADAMILMDVELDDERLPLLRSTDQPSVLIGLPADTSGLTCVDLDFAATGALCVEHLATLGHRDIAVIGEAPAVYERHTGFAERTLDGLRRRAGELGLRLLHRPCEGGYDAMAVTLARVLDERPGTTGFVVQNESAVEPLLALLRQQGRAVPEDVSVVAICPDQVAVQASVRLTSVAIPAQEMGRHAVERLVAKLEGRGGDEVVLIAPELTVRASTGPAPSGA; via the coding sequence ATGGTCACCCTCGCCGAGGTCGCCCAGCACGCCGGAGTCTCGGCGAGCACGGTGAGCTATGTCCTCAGTGGCAAGCGGTCCATCTCGACGACGACCCGGCAGCGCGTCGAGCAGAGCATCCGGGAACTCGGCTACCACCCGAACGCGGGCGCCCGCGCACTGGCCAGCAGCCGGTCCAACATCATCGCGCTGATGATTCCGCTGCGCACCGACATCTACGTGCCGGTGATGATGGAGATCGCCATCGCGGTTGCCACCACGGCGCGCGCGTACGGATACGACGTCCTGCTGCTGACCGGCGAGGAGGGGCCCGACGCCGTCCGCCGCGTCACCGGCAGCGGCCTCGCCGACGCGATGATCCTCATGGACGTCGAACTGGACGACGAGCGGCTGCCCCTGCTGCGCTCCACCGACCAGCCCTCCGTGCTGATCGGGCTGCCCGCCGACACCTCCGGCCTGACCTGCGTCGACCTGGACTTCGCGGCGACCGGCGCACTGTGCGTGGAGCACCTGGCGACGCTGGGACACCGCGACATCGCCGTCATCGGCGAGGCGCCCGCGGTCTACGAACGGCACACCGGGTTCGCCGAACGCACCCTCGACGGTCTCCGGCGCCGGGCCGGGGAGCTGGGCCTGCGGCTGCTGCACCGCCCGTGCGAGGGCGGATACGACGCGATGGCCGTGACGCTGGCCCGGGTCCTCGACGAGCGGCCGGGCACCACCGGCTTCGTCGTGCAGAACGAGTCGGCGGTCGAGCCGCTGCTCGCGCTGCTGCGCCAGCAGGGCCGGGCCGTCCCGGAGGACGTGTCGGTGGTGGCGATCTGCCCCGATCAGGTCGCCGTCCAGGCGTCCGTGCGGCTGACCTCGGTCGCCATCCCCGCGCAGGAGATGGGCCGGCACGCCGTGGAACGCCTCGTCGCCAAGCTGGAGGGGCGCGGCGGCGACGAGGTCGTGCTCATCGCGCCCGAGCTGACGGTCCGGGCGAGCACGGGACCGGCGCCCTCCGGGGCCTGA
- a CDS encoding glycoside hydrolase family 31 protein produces MNQSAENQPQVSLAQSSPTVGTFRERDGALEWRGRQETLRVEPWGPDAVRVRARLGGPILEGLPGALLDEPPATESSVKTGDAEGLLTVGALTVEVSAEGLVRFLRTDDRTEILAEDRAHFWWPGSRLYTAVGNGHHRLEQRFAAYDDERLYGLGQHQHGRLDQKGLVLDLVQRNAEVGIPVLSSNRGYTLLWNNPAIGRVELAGNGTRWVADSARQIDYWITAGAPADGQRRYSAVTGRTPMLPEWAAGFWQCKLRYRTQDELLEVAREYKRRGLPLDAIVCDFFHWTHLGDWKFDPAEWPDPAAMVRELEELGVKLVVSVWPSVSPLSENHQVLEQRGWFIGTQYGPMAHADWPDKGVASTVQVAFYDATNPEARDFLWSKIRDNYLAPYGITAFWLDACEPELKPGFPENLRYWAGPGLEVGNMYPAENSRTFYEGLRAAGEEEIVSLNRSAWAGSQRYGAALWSGDIGTDFPTLRRQIAAGLNTALSGIPWWNTDIGGFHGGDPDDPAYREVMVRWFQFGAVSPLMRLHGFRDPGMPLGPDMTGGPNEVWSYGEEAGTILEAYLRLRERLKPYVLQVMREAHEEGLPPMRPLFLEFPDDPAAWSVDDSYLFGRDLLVAPVLTAGATTRTAHLPAGAVWTDAWTGETYEGGASVTVDAPLDRLPLFLRDGARLPVAE; encoded by the coding sequence GTGAACCAGTCTGCCGAAAACCAGCCCCAGGTCAGCCTCGCGCAGTCGTCGCCCACGGTCGGCACCTTCCGGGAGCGCGACGGCGCGCTGGAGTGGAGGGGCCGTCAGGAGACCCTGCGGGTCGAACCGTGGGGCCCGGACGCCGTCCGGGTACGCGCCCGGCTCGGCGGACCGATCCTCGAAGGACTGCCGGGCGCCCTGCTCGACGAGCCGCCCGCCACCGAGAGCAGCGTCAAGACCGGCGACGCGGAAGGACTGCTGACGGTCGGCGCGCTCACCGTCGAGGTGAGCGCCGAGGGCCTGGTCCGCTTCCTGCGCACCGACGACCGCACCGAGATCCTGGCCGAGGACCGCGCCCACTTCTGGTGGCCCGGCTCACGCCTCTACACCGCCGTCGGCAACGGCCACCACCGTCTGGAGCAGCGGTTCGCCGCCTACGACGACGAGCGGCTGTACGGCCTCGGCCAGCACCAGCACGGCCGCCTCGACCAGAAGGGCCTGGTCCTGGACCTGGTCCAGCGCAACGCCGAGGTCGGCATCCCGGTGCTCAGCTCGAACCGCGGCTACACGCTGCTGTGGAACAACCCGGCGATCGGCCGCGTCGAACTGGCCGGCAACGGCACCCGCTGGGTCGCGGACTCGGCTCGGCAGATCGACTACTGGATCACGGCCGGCGCCCCGGCCGACGGTCAGCGCCGCTACAGCGCGGTCACCGGCCGTACGCCGATGCTGCCGGAGTGGGCGGCGGGCTTCTGGCAGTGCAAGCTGCGCTATCGCACGCAGGACGAACTCCTCGAGGTGGCACGGGAGTACAAGCGCCGGGGACTGCCGCTCGACGCCATCGTCTGCGACTTCTTCCACTGGACGCACCTGGGCGACTGGAAGTTCGACCCGGCCGAGTGGCCCGACCCGGCGGCGATGGTCCGCGAGCTCGAGGAGCTGGGCGTCAAGCTGGTGGTGAGCGTGTGGCCGTCGGTGTCGCCGCTGAGCGAGAACCATCAGGTGCTGGAGCAGCGCGGCTGGTTCATCGGCACCCAGTACGGTCCGATGGCGCACGCCGACTGGCCCGACAAGGGGGTCGCGTCGACGGTCCAGGTGGCGTTCTACGACGCGACCAACCCCGAGGCCCGGGACTTCCTGTGGTCGAAGATCCGCGACAACTACCTCGCCCCGTACGGCATCACGGCCTTCTGGCTGGACGCCTGCGAGCCGGAGCTGAAGCCCGGCTTCCCGGAGAACCTGCGCTACTGGGCGGGTCCGGGTCTGGAGGTCGGCAACATGTACCCGGCCGAGAACTCCCGCACGTTCTACGAAGGGCTGCGCGCGGCCGGCGAGGAGGAGATCGTCAGCCTCAACCGCTCGGCGTGGGCGGGCAGTCAGCGCTACGGCGCCGCCCTGTGGTCCGGTGACATCGGGACCGACTTCCCGACGCTGCGCCGGCAGATCGCGGCCGGCCTCAACACCGCGCTGTCGGGCATCCCGTGGTGGAACACCGACATCGGCGGCTTCCACGGCGGCGACCCGGACGACCCGGCGTACCGGGAGGTGATGGTCCGCTGGTTCCAGTTCGGCGCGGTGTCCCCGCTGATGCGTCTGCACGGCTTCCGCGACCCGGGCATGCCGCTCGGCCCCGACATGACCGGCGGTCCGAACGAGGTGTGGTCGTACGGCGAGGAGGCGGGCACGATCCTGGAGGCCTATCTGCGGCTGCGCGAGCGGCTCAAGCCGTACGTCCTTCAGGTCATGCGGGAGGCGCACGAGGAGGGCCTGCCGCCCATGCGGCCGCTGTTCCTGGAGTTCCCGGACGACCCGGCGGCCTGGTCGGTGGACGATTCCTACCTCTTCGGCCGGGACCTGCTCGTCGCGCCGGTGCTGACGGCGGGCGCGACGACCCGTACGGCCCACCTCCCGGCGGGCGCGGTCTGGACGGACGCGTGGACCGGCGAGACCTACGAGGGCGGGGCGAGCGTGACGGTCGACGCCCCGCTGGACCGCCTCCCGCTGTTCCTGCGGGACGGGGCCCGGCTGCCGGTGGCCGAGTAA
- a CDS encoding sulfotransferase family protein: MSSSPLALTVADLLLRPGFASRRTPDRVFDRLSATARPADGDEECTEEFRRLLRDWARDENLTPVGWWSAQGHVRRHLANRARVRRLIAEHPGIAREPIERPVFVVGLPRTATTLTHGVLSLSEQHRCPLLWELLAPDLEGSPEQRRRAVTAARLMVGAIDLFAPRYRDIHPLVAEGPEECTFALPHTVMPLSQARIPAYRAALEERDFVPDYAYLKQVYQVLQYGRPRRRWVLKSPLHTGNLDALLAVFPDATLVWTHRDPAAVVASFCSLIEHGMAITLRPLDLHELGATWLALLSRSVQRGLAARACVPREALVDVPYSWLGSDPAAGAPKLYDAVGARWTDADAARLPRIAARPKGSRPHSYDLARYGLTRADVDAAFADYDVLRAEVDRA; this comes from the coding sequence GTGTCCTCATCCCCGCTCGCCCTCACTGTGGCCGACCTGTTGCTGCGGCCCGGCTTCGCCTCCCGTCGCACGCCCGACCGCGTCTTCGACCGGCTCTCGGCCACGGCCCGCCCGGCGGACGGGGACGAGGAGTGCACCGAGGAGTTCCGGCGTCTGCTGCGCGACTGGGCCCGGGACGAGAACCTCACGCCGGTCGGCTGGTGGTCGGCGCAGGGGCACGTCCGGCGGCATCTGGCCAACCGCGCCCGGGTCCGGCGGCTGATCGCCGAGCATCCCGGGATCGCACGGGAGCCGATCGAGCGGCCGGTGTTCGTGGTGGGCCTGCCGCGCACCGCGACGACACTCACCCACGGTGTGCTCTCGCTGTCCGAGCAGCACCGATGTCCCCTGCTGTGGGAGCTGCTGGCACCGGACCTGGAGGGCTCCCCCGAGCAGCGCCGCAGGGCGGTCACCGCGGCGCGCCTCATGGTCGGCGCCATCGATCTGTTCGCGCCGCGCTACCGCGACATCCATCCACTGGTCGCCGAGGGGCCCGAGGAGTGCACCTTCGCCCTCCCGCACACCGTCATGCCGCTGTCCCAGGCCCGCATCCCCGCCTACCGGGCGGCGCTGGAGGAGCGGGACTTCGTCCCGGACTACGCCTACCTCAAGCAGGTCTACCAGGTGCTCCAGTACGGCCGCCCCCGCCGCCGCTGGGTGCTGAAGTCGCCGCTGCACACCGGCAACCTCGACGCGCTGCTCGCCGTCTTCCCCGACGCCACGCTGGTGTGGACGCACCGGGATCCGGCCGCCGTCGTGGCCTCGTTCTGCAGCCTGATCGAGCACGGCATGGCGATCACCCTGCGCCCGCTCGACCTGCACGAGCTGGGCGCCACCTGGCTCGCCCTGCTGAGCCGTTCCGTGCAGCGCGGCCTCGCGGCCCGTGCCTGCGTGCCGCGCGAGGCGCTGGTGGACGTCCCCTACTCCTGGCTGGGATCGGACCCGGCCGCCGGAGCCCCGAAGCTCTACGACGCCGTGGGCGCCCGCTGGACCGACGCCGACGCGGCACGGCTCCCCCGGATCGCCGCCCGCCCCAAGGGCAGCCGGCCGCACAGCTACGACCTGGCCCGTTACGGCCTGACCCGGGCGGACGTCGACGCCGCGTTCGCCGACTACGACGTGTTGCGCGCCGAGGTCGACCGGGCCTGA
- a CDS encoding glycoside hydrolase family 12 protein: MATRNRTPRRIVKALLAPALALGATVGLASAPASAAVWNSCEQYGNTSLNGYTLYNNIWGSGSGSQCFWANSGTNWGVWANHPNTGGIKSYPDSKKVINKSITSLSSLTGSYNVTVPSAGSYNTSYDIWDTDYDYEVMLWVNKTGAVGPLGTSQGTVTLGGHTWAVYKGNNTANDVFSFVRTSNSTSGTVDILPILKWIKDTKHWFGNETIGDVQFGFEITSSAGGLDFRANSATVSSS; encoded by the coding sequence ATGGCAACACGGAACCGAACCCCCCGCAGGATCGTCAAGGCCCTCCTCGCCCCCGCCCTCGCGCTCGGCGCCACCGTGGGCCTCGCCTCCGCCCCCGCCTCGGCCGCCGTCTGGAACAGCTGCGAGCAGTACGGCAACACGAGCCTGAACGGCTACACGCTCTACAACAACATCTGGGGCTCCGGCTCCGGCAGCCAGTGCTTCTGGGCCAACTCCGGCACCAACTGGGGCGTCTGGGCCAACCACCCCAACACCGGCGGCATCAAGTCCTACCCCGACTCCAAGAAGGTGATCAACAAGTCGATCACCTCGCTGAGCTCGCTCACCGGCAGCTACAACGTCACCGTCCCGTCCGCCGGCTCGTACAACACGTCGTACGACATCTGGGACACCGACTACGACTACGAGGTCATGCTCTGGGTCAACAAGACCGGCGCCGTCGGCCCCCTCGGCACCTCGCAGGGCACCGTCACCCTCGGCGGCCACACCTGGGCCGTCTACAAGGGCAACAACACCGCCAACGACGTGTTCTCCTTCGTGCGCACCTCGAACTCGACGTCCGGCACCGTCGACATCCTGCCGATCCTGAAGTGGATCAAGGACACCAAGCACTGGTTCGGCAACGAGACCATCGGGGACGTGCAGTTCGGCTTCGAGATCACCTCGTCGGCCGGCGGACTCGACTTCCGGGCCAACAGCGCGACGGTCAGCAGCAGCTGA